One part of the Treponema peruense genome encodes these proteins:
- the murA gene encoding UDP-N-acetylglucosamine 1-carboxyvinyltransferase gives MYEYQIEGGFPIKGTIRACGNKNAALPCIAASMLTEKPVILRNIPEIEDTGVMLLILQALGVEVEKLEHNTWKIQAKEIIRNDIPAELSRKIRASILFAGPLIARTGKAIMLPPGGDVIGRRRLDTHFIALQELGARVSIDSKFEFTANKLVGKDIFLDETSVTATENALMAAVLAEGRTVITNAASEPHVQDLCTMLNMMGAKITGVGSNILYIDGVPSLNGCDFTIGPDFMEIGSFIGLAAATHGAITITGVNEKQLRPLRVGFSKLGIRWDIDGDRLSVSEDQEMRVNTDLGGMIPKIDDSPWPGFPPDLTSIMTVVATQVEGTVLIFEKMFESRMFFVDKLISMGARITLCDPHRAVVSGPSSLHGDHLVSPDVRAGMAMVIAAMAAHGESRISNVYQIERGYEHLVERLQALGAHIKRVDID, from the coding sequence ATGTACGAATATCAGATTGAAGGCGGTTTTCCAATAAAAGGAACAATCCGTGCTTGCGGAAACAAAAATGCGGCTCTTCCGTGTATTGCGGCGTCCATGCTTACAGAAAAACCGGTAATACTCAGGAACATTCCCGAAATAGAAGACACAGGGGTTATGCTTCTTATTCTTCAGGCTTTGGGAGTTGAAGTCGAAAAACTGGAACACAATACCTGGAAAATTCAGGCAAAAGAAATAATCCGCAACGATATACCTGCTGAACTGAGCAGAAAAATAAGGGCTTCAATTCTTTTTGCAGGACCGCTTATTGCAAGAACAGGAAAAGCCATTATGCTTCCGCCCGGAGGAGATGTAATTGGCCGCAGAAGACTGGACACGCATTTTATTGCTCTTCAGGAACTTGGTGCACGCGTTTCTATAGACAGTAAATTTGAGTTTACTGCCAATAAGCTTGTAGGAAAAGATATCTTTTTGGACGAAACTTCAGTTACCGCAACAGAAAATGCACTTATGGCTGCAGTTCTTGCAGAAGGGCGTACTGTAATTACAAACGCTGCGAGTGAGCCGCATGTTCAGGATTTATGCACAATGCTGAATATGATGGGTGCAAAAATTACCGGTGTAGGAAGCAATATTCTTTACATCGACGGTGTGCCATCTCTTAACGGCTGCGACTTTACAATCGGTCCTGATTTTATGGAAATAGGTTCTTTTATTGGTCTTGCAGCTGCGACTCACGGGGCAATTACAATTACCGGTGTCAATGAAAAACAGCTGCGGCCGTTGCGTGTAGGTTTTAGCAAACTGGGAATCCGCTGGGACATAGACGGGGACAGGCTTTCTGTTTCTGAAGATCAGGAAATGCGTGTTAACACAGACCTTGGCGGTATGATTCCCAAAATAGATGACAGTCCGTGGCCTGGATTTCCGCCTGATTTGACTTCCATTATGACGGTTGTCGCCACCCAGGTAGAAGGAACCGTGCTTATTTTTGAAAAAATGTTCGAAAGCCGCATGTTCTTTGTAGACAAACTTATAAGCATGGGCGCACGCATTACTCTTTGTGACCCGCACAGAGCGGTTGTAAGCGGCCCCAGTTCACTTCACGGCGACCACCTTGTATCTCCAGATGTAAGAGCCGGAATGGCAATGGTTATAGCTGCGATGGCTGCTCACGGTGAAAGCCGCATAAGCAATGTTTACCAGATAGAGCGCGGTTATGAACACCTTGTAGAAAGGCTTCAGGCTTTGGGTGCACATATTAAGCGCGTTGACATAGACTGA
- a CDS encoding M16 family metallopeptidase yields MRTIRKNVILAVLSATILVRAFAMQTPVENLHEYTLENGLTVFAAENHNVPLVYIEIAVRTGAISQTPETAGLFHLYEHMIFKGNSLNPTAASVTAALSELGVSSWNGSTGVDRVNYFFTIPSDKLEEGLAFWNAAVRFPLMRPEEFESEKKVVMAEIEGDFSDPSSVYSYGINSRMFPDAPYKTDPRGSFESVSKATLDQMRDIQERFYIPCNSALFIGGDINPQETLELVKKIFGTWSNNENSAPVQTVRQNPAPLSQTEYCVIPYDRLPEDSAYVEIYYRGPDTAFDIEDTYSADYLETLLSDPSGIFKTQLAGDEELSVPGTDYVYGGYRTVKANGLFSFGATLSRAQENLAGRAVKMSSLIQDKILPQIAADKSLYSKKRVRQIATNLNDDMMRSCETAGALMSNLSFWWSVVESSYYYTYIDNMRQVSQKDVASFIDRYFTDKKPLVAVLVNPVTYEKQKTAFDEASFTLITQENSVWCNESRFARDETKVAHNVPQLSPQDVYRVQDKTSSQKNEHVTVPVESAVLKNGIPVYVRKSDGHMSSVYVAVRGGTESLPEQMSGLESALFSVMAESSAKYDYESRRKISFETGSSVGSMCKMSGSALCVTTLDKYMPRMLGVLADGFINPVFEDKVMQNLLLECRTSVQKSQNNPPSLLFRTLMDSVYKGHPYETTVAVKEDSLASITAQNMKMLHKELMDPSRIFVVATGSVDTKLVVKILDKTLGRLERKESGSQQANPEIKPVVIEETAPVVKVHPSAAGTAYVARVFASPANTSHDFIPAVLASQIHSDIMFNVVREKYGACYSPSSSVIGSKAPVGTEILVNVSDKKNFASYMKEARTLMAQGKVIEDVSPDGTYVFASGAEKLDSYKNSYITSTYASSASSGGMAERMVYNLFQFNDIDYDKIQLEQVRNTTFEEVLDVFDRYWIKGNARWFAVCGDGDISF; encoded by the coding sequence ATGAGAACTATAAGAAAAAATGTAATCCTCGCTGTACTTTCAGCCACAATCCTCGTCCGCGCCTTTGCCATGCAGACTCCGGTAGAAAATCTGCATGAATATACTCTGGAGAACGGACTAACGGTATTCGCCGCCGAAAACCACAATGTTCCGCTTGTATACATAGAAATTGCGGTAAGAACCGGTGCCATATCCCAGACCCCAGAAACAGCCGGTCTTTTTCACCTGTATGAGCACATGATTTTCAAGGGAAATTCCCTTAACCCTACAGCAGCTTCTGTAACTGCGGCTCTTTCAGAACTTGGAGTTTCATCCTGGAACGGAAGTACCGGTGTAGACAGGGTAAACTACTTTTTCACAATTCCTTCAGACAAACTAGAAGAAGGGCTTGCTTTCTGGAATGCGGCGGTAAGATTCCCCCTTATGAGACCCGAAGAATTTGAAAGCGAAAAAAAAGTCGTAATGGCAGAAATTGAAGGGGACTTTTCAGACCCTTCTTCGGTCTATTCATACGGAATAAATTCACGCATGTTCCCGGATGCTCCTTACAAAACTGACCCGCGTGGTTCCTTTGAGTCTGTAAGCAAGGCAACACTTGACCAGATGCGCGACATACAGGAACGGTTTTATATTCCGTGCAATTCAGCCCTTTTTATTGGCGGCGACATTAATCCGCAGGAAACGCTGGAACTTGTAAAAAAAATATTCGGCACCTGGAGCAATAACGAAAATTCCGCCCCGGTGCAGACTGTACGGCAGAATCCCGCACCGCTTTCCCAAACAGAATATTGTGTAATTCCATACGACAGGCTTCCCGAAGATTCCGCCTATGTAGAAATTTACTACAGAGGACCGGACACTGCCTTTGACATAGAAGATACATATTCTGCAGATTACCTGGAAACACTTCTTTCTGACCCATCCGGAATATTCAAAACACAGCTTGCCGGTGACGAAGAACTGTCTGTTCCGGGTACAGATTATGTTTACGGTGGCTACAGGACCGTAAAGGCAAACGGGCTTTTTTCATTCGGTGCAACTCTTTCACGCGCACAGGAAAATCTGGCCGGCCGTGCGGTAAAAATGTCTTCGCTTATTCAGGATAAGATACTTCCGCAGATTGCAGCAGACAAAAGCCTTTATTCAAAAAAACGCGTACGGCAGATTGCCACAAACCTTAACGACGACATGATGCGCTCCTGTGAAACGGCGGGTGCGCTTATGTCAAACCTTAGTTTCTGGTGGTCGGTAGTTGAAAGTTCCTACTATTATACTTATATAGACAACATGAGGCAGGTTTCGCAAAAAGACGTTGCTTCTTTTATTGACAGATATTTTACAGACAAAAAGCCTCTGGTCGCGGTACTTGTAAACCCCGTTACCTATGAAAAACAGAAAACCGCTTTTGATGAAGCTTCATTTACCCTTATAACACAGGAAAATTCTGTCTGGTGTAACGAAAGCCGATTTGCACGTGACGAGACAAAAGTTGCGCATAATGTTCCCCAACTTTCGCCGCAGGATGTGTACCGCGTTCAGGACAAGACTTCTTCACAAAAAAATGAACATGTAACGGTTCCGGTTGAGTCTGCGGTTTTAAAAAATGGAATTCCGGTTTATGTACGCAAAAGCGACGGACACATGTCATCAGTATATGTGGCTGTACGTGGCGGAACGGAGAGCCTTCCCGAACAGATGTCAGGACTCGAGTCAGCACTGTTTTCTGTCATGGCCGAAAGTTCTGCAAAGTATGACTACGAAAGCCGCCGCAAAATCTCTTTTGAAACAGGTTCATCTGTAGGCAGTATGTGCAAAATGAGCGGAAGTGCACTTTGTGTTACCACGCTGGACAAATATATGCCGCGTATGCTTGGTGTACTTGCAGACGGTTTTATAAACCCCGTGTTTGAAGACAAAGTAATGCAGAATCTTCTTCTTGAATGCAGAACGTCAGTGCAGAAATCACAGAACAATCCACCGTCGCTTCTTTTCAGAACACTTATGGACAGCGTTTACAAAGGCCATCCTTACGAAACAACTGTTGCGGTTAAGGAGGATTCTCTCGCTTCAATTACGGCCCAAAACATGAAAATGCTTCACAAAGAACTTATGGATCCTTCAAGAATTTTTGTTGTGGCAACAGGCAGTGTGGACACAAAATTGGTGGTAAAAATTCTTGACAAAACACTCGGCCGTCTTGAGCGCAAAGAATCAGGCAGTCAGCAGGCAAATCCTGAAATAAAACCTGTAGTAATAGAAGAAACTGCACCTGTTGTTAAAGTCCATCCGTCGGCAGCCGGAACAGCGTATGTCGCAAGAGTTTTTGCTTCACCTGCCAATACGTCGCATGATTTTATTCCGGCAGTGCTGGCTTCCCAGATTCATTCAGACATAATGTTCAATGTTGTGCGCGAAAAATATGGTGCATGTTACAGTCCTTCAAGTTCTGTCATAGGTTCAAAAGCTCCTGTCGGAACAGAAATTCTTGTTAACGTTTCTGACAAAAAAAACTTTGCATCCTACATGAAAGAAGCACGCACTCTTATGGCGCAGGGCAAAGTAATAGAAGATGTTTCCCCTGACGGAACATACGTTTTTGCCTCGGGGGCCGAAAAACTTGACTCCTACAAGAATTCGTACATTACGTCAACATACGCGTCTTCTGCTTCTTCAGGTGGAATGGCCGAGCGCATGGTTTACAATCTTTTTCAGTTCAACGACATTGACTATGACAAGATTCAGCTTGAGCAGGTAAGAAACACTACTTTTGAAGAAGTGCTTGATGTCTTTGACAGATACTGGATTAAAGGAAACGCAAGATGGTTTGCGGTTTGCGGTGACGGAGACATCAGTTTCTGA
- a CDS encoding STAS domain-containing protein, with the protein MSNNEIVPGFDEEKDSSLKISLEKVENKENTILIILNGYIDTYNSVYFQNQVGRIVSAGYINLIFSCAGLNYVSSTGIGSFTAFLKLVKPKGGDIVLLSIQPKVYEVFQLLGFSQFFNIKESLEDSISFFSEPAVSAQTSLFPKVFVCPVCSRRLKATKSGRFRCSDCKSILVIDQQAQIFLG; encoded by the coding sequence ATGAGCAATAACGAGATTGTACCAGGATTCGATGAAGAAAAAGATTCCAGTCTCAAAATTAGTCTTGAAAAAGTCGAAAACAAGGAAAATACTATTCTGATTATTCTTAACGGCTATATTGATACATATAACTCGGTTTATTTTCAGAATCAGGTTGGCAGAATAGTTTCCGCAGGATATATAAATCTTATTTTCAGTTGTGCAGGACTTAATTATGTATCCTCTACCGGAATCGGCTCATTTACGGCATTCCTTAAGTTGGTAAAACCAAAGGGCGGTGATATTGTTCTTCTGAGCATTCAGCCCAAAGTATACGAAGTATTCCAGCTTCTGGGATTCAGCCAGTTCTTTAACATCAAGGAATCTCTCGAAGACTCGATTTCTTTCTTCTCAGAACCTGCTGTTTCTGCACAGACATCTTTGTTCCCCAAAGTATTTGTGTGCCCGGTATGTTCACGCAGACTCAAGGCTACAAAGAGCGGCCGCTTCAGATGCTCTGACTGTAAGTCTATTCTTGTTATTGACCAGCAGGCTCAAATCTTTTTGGGATAA
- a CDS encoding putative glycoside hydrolase, which produces MRSFVFKICAFAFVSFNLSLALFGQTKPLYRLPESLPERSAAGSDNNFLVGTENGLYRVLPTGLAEPLWTEGGVERILKTSARWYFVTEKGIVSSADLKTFTECNNGIPFLTIKNYDGKNKNLVKKAPLLKDIAVDPFNPDILVTATKDAVYLSRDGAKTWKSIGSMSTGTAGMKAVAVSHMPVYSSGGTESATELVVFMSHPIYGLSYYRADAARPSWQDVSAGFAAMPSLTQPDEIADIIPVVTKREDGSVGTEIYLSQSFMPNIYRFDWRNKRAIKIYEGSLPCDTIDGLCQTPEGIAYSTPGKVRQFLFADGKTADIDGFENWRLLLNAPRSLVNSAYVPASLSGTGSALTLSELWLLNPDMPLTPWGLRADKKKAIYVSAYQMRNMEGIQKYRRIISQNKLNSLVIDMKDDYGLLRFEPESPLLKQKGKSTQYKIDLDTFTREFKQDGTYLIARIVVFKDKNLAAYGKKQYAVWDDATNSPWVGIRGTEDVTDEEGNVTGTKTVYYDENWVDPYSEEVWEYNVEIAQELIRRGFDEIQFDYIRFPTDGTNLRRAKYRWRDSGMDKESALVSFLAYARDNINAPIGIDIYGANGWYRSGTRTGQDVELMSDYVDVICPMFYPSHFEQDFLEYPPVKERPYRIYFYGSYRNTVIGRNHILVRPWVQAFYMGVRYDRQHYDKNYVLREIFGVRDGVDHGYMHWNNSGKNYEDISPDPQDDEVSPWAADEADLQKRLPAFSSGKKDSTNVPQNADSEKERNEAMISILNTVLEPELSDAASVPVNLLRIEPFGAVHD; this is translated from the coding sequence ATGCGAAGTTTTGTTTTTAAAATTTGTGCTTTTGCTTTTGTTTCGTTTAACCTGAGTCTGGCTTTGTTCGGTCAGACAAAACCGCTTTACAGACTTCCCGAGTCTCTTCCAGAACGCAGTGCCGCCGGTTCTGACAATAACTTTCTTGTCGGAACAGAAAACGGCCTTTACAGGGTTCTGCCTACGGGACTTGCGGAACCTCTTTGGACAGAAGGCGGTGTAGAACGCATCCTTAAAACTTCGGCACGCTGGTATTTTGTTACAGAAAAAGGCATTGTGTCTTCTGCAGATTTAAAGACCTTTACTGAATGCAACAACGGAATTCCATTTCTTACGATAAAAAATTATGACGGCAAAAACAAGAATCTTGTAAAAAAAGCACCGCTCCTTAAAGATATAGCCGTCGACCCTTTTAATCCCGACATTCTTGTTACCGCAACAAAGGATGCCGTTTATCTTTCGCGCGACGGTGCAAAAACCTGGAAGTCAATCGGTTCAATGAGTACGGGAACAGCCGGAATGAAGGCCGTTGCAGTTTCGCATATGCCGGTTTATTCTTCAGGCGGAACAGAATCTGCAACTGAACTGGTTGTTTTTATGTCGCATCCGATATACGGCTTAAGCTATTACAGAGCAGATGCCGCAAGACCTTCATGGCAGGACGTAAGTGCCGGTTTTGCAGCAATGCCAAGTCTTACCCAGCCCGACGAAATTGCAGACATAATTCCGGTTGTAACAAAGCGTGAAGACGGTTCTGTCGGAACAGAAATTTATCTTTCACAGAGTTTTATGCCTAACATCTACCGGTTTGACTGGAGAAACAAGCGCGCCATAAAAATTTACGAAGGAAGTCTTCCCTGCGATACAATAGACGGACTCTGCCAGACACCAGAAGGAATTGCATATTCTACTCCAGGAAAAGTCCGCCAGTTTTTGTTTGCAGACGGAAAAACGGCCGACATAGACGGGTTTGAAAACTGGCGTCTTCTTTTGAATGCACCGCGTTCTCTGGTAAATTCAGCTTATGTACCGGCCTCTCTTTCGGGAACAGGCAGCGCTCTTACCCTTTCAGAACTGTGGCTTTTGAATCCCGACATGCCTCTTACGCCGTGGGGATTACGTGCAGACAAGAAAAAGGCAATTTATGTTTCTGCCTATCAGATGCGGAATATGGAAGGCATTCAGAAATACCGCCGCATTATTTCGCAGAACAAACTTAACTCGCTCGTAATAGACATGAAGGACGACTACGGTCTGCTCAGATTTGAACCAGAAAGTCCGCTTCTTAAACAGAAAGGAAAGTCCACACAGTACAAAATTGATCTCGACACATTTACGCGCGAGTTCAAGCAAGACGGAACTTATCTTATTGCAAGAATTGTTGTGTTCAAGGACAAAAATCTGGCAGCCTATGGTAAAAAACAGTACGCAGTCTGGGACGATGCAACAAATTCCCCATGGGTAGGAATACGCGGAACAGAAGATGTAACGGACGAAGAAGGAAATGTTACCGGAACAAAAACTGTCTATTATGACGAAAACTGGGTTGACCCTTACAGTGAAGAAGTATGGGAATATAACGTAGAAATTGCGCAGGAACTTATAAGACGCGGATTCGACGAGATTCAGTTTGACTACATAAGATTCCCGACAGACGGAACAAATCTTCGCCGGGCAAAATACAGATGGCGTGACAGCGGCATGGACAAGGAAAGTGCGCTTGTTTCATTCTTGGCATATGCGCGTGACAACATAAATGCTCCGATAGGAATAGACATTTACGGCGCAAACGGCTGGTACCGCAGCGGAACACGTACAGGACAGGACGTTGAACTTATGAGCGACTATGTTGATGTTATCTGTCCTATGTTCTATCCGTCACACTTCGAGCAAGACTTTTTGGAATATCCGCCGGTAAAAGAGCGTCCGTACAGAATTTATTTTTACGGAAGCTACAGAAATACCGTCATCGGAAGAAACCATATTCTTGTGCGGCCGTGGGTTCAGGCATTTTATATGGGCGTGCGTTACGACAGGCAGCATTATGACAAAAATTATGTTCTGCGCGAAATATTCGGAGTACGTGACGGCGTTGACCACGGTTACATGCACTGGAACAATTCCGGCAAGAATTACGAAGACATAAGTCCCGATCCGCAAGATGACGAAGTTTCTCCGTGGGCAGCAGACGAAGCAGATCTTCAGAAACGGCTTCCTGCATTCAGTTCTGGGAAAAAAGACAGCACAAACGTTCCCCAGAATGCAGATTCAGAAAAAGAACGCAATGAAGCAATGATTTCAATATTGAATACTGTTCTTGAACCTGAACTTTCTGACGCAGCTTCGGTACCGGTCAATCTTCTTAGAATAGAGCCGTTCGGAGCAGTTCATGACTAA
- the pepT gene encoding peptidase T, translated as MSDICSKNHDLAERLLSRFLRYAKTYSESSSEKADSGIMPSTPQQKEMASLLNAELCGLGLKNVTTTADCYTYAFLEASAGREKDEPFCLIAHIDTSEETSGKNVQPVVHKNYDGSVIQLKNSVVHDPASDKELAAAAKQRETIITSDGTTLLGADDKAGVAEIVTAVEYLVKNPQIPHGAIEILFSPDEETGHGMDRVPLELLKSKYAYTVDGGTIGELETECFNAYKSTVSFTGKPKHTGTARPDMVNAVTMACTFLSYLPKNEVPEATDGRQGFYAPMSIEGSMEDAKVVLFLRDFSQEGMEERKRTVEMAASLVERSCGGHVSVEHTLQYKNMHDVMQKNPAVVERLVKAYRNCGMEPVFPPIRGGTDGSRLSEMGIPTPNIFTGGHNFHSRYEWASLEQMVKATEVLVELASNK; from the coding sequence ATGTCCGACATTTGCAGCAAAAATCATGATCTGGCGGAACGTCTTTTGTCCCGTTTTTTAAGATACGCAAAAACTTACAGCGAAAGTTCTTCAGAAAAAGCCGACAGCGGAATTATGCCCAGTACACCGCAGCAAAAAGAAATGGCGTCTCTCCTTAATGCCGAACTTTGTGGCCTCGGGCTTAAAAATGTTACTACGACCGCGGACTGCTATACATACGCTTTTCTGGAAGCAAGTGCCGGCCGTGAAAAAGATGAGCCGTTCTGTCTTATTGCGCACATCGATACATCGGAAGAAACCAGCGGCAAAAACGTACAGCCGGTCGTGCATAAAAACTATGACGGCTCGGTTATTCAGCTTAAGAATTCTGTTGTTCACGACCCCGCTTCTGATAAAGAACTTGCGGCTGCAGCAAAACAGCGTGAGACAATAATTACTTCTGATGGAACAACTCTTCTTGGTGCCGATGACAAGGCCGGTGTTGCAGAAATTGTAACGGCTGTAGAATATCTGGTAAAAAATCCGCAGATTCCCCACGGTGCAATAGAAATTCTTTTTTCACCAGATGAAGAAACAGGTCACGGAATGGACAGGGTTCCGCTTGAGCTTTTGAAGTCAAAGTACGCATACACTGTAGACGGCGGAACTATTGGCGAACTCGAAACTGAATGTTTTAATGCTTACAAAAGTACCGTGTCTTTTACAGGAAAGCCAAAGCATACTGGAACAGCGCGTCCTGACATGGTAAATGCCGTAACTATGGCCTGTACATTTCTTTCTTATCTTCCAAAAAATGAAGTTCCCGAGGCAACTGACGGCAGACAGGGCTTTTATGCGCCTATGTCTATAGAAGGTTCAATGGAGGACGCAAAAGTTGTGCTGTTTTTGCGTGACTTTTCGCAGGAAGGAATGGAAGAAAGAAAGCGTACTGTAGAAATGGCTGCATCTCTTGTGGAAAGAAGCTGCGGCGGACACGTAAGTGTAGAACATACGCTTCAGTACAAGAATATGCATGATGTAATGCAGAAAAATCCTGCCGTGGTGGAGCGTCTTGTAAAAGCATACCGTAATTGCGGAATGGAGCCTGTTTTTCCACCAATCAGGGGCGGTACAGACGGTTCGCGGCTTTCTGAAATGGGCATTCCCACACCGAATATTTTTACAGGCGGTCATAATTTTCACTCAAGATATGAATGGGCAAGTCTGGAACAGATGGTTAAGGCAACCGAGGTTCTTGTGGAACTTGCATCAAATAAATAA
- a CDS encoding SDR family NAD(P)-dependent oxidoreductase, with amino-acid sequence MEKNIFAEKNALIIGGTKGTGLEIARLLLQKGAKVTCTGRNTREQLSGIEFIFCDIDNCGIENFCDGVIGEKLSATDILVVTFGPFCQKPLHLTAAKEWTQMALDNYALPGILVSKAIPAMMERRWGRIIFFGGTRTESVRGYKTNAAYAGAKTGISVITKSIAMEYAQYGITCNAVLPGFTSHAPEGTQTVSEHALAENAVSLMSKEELNGVLLNVDRGWSV; translated from the coding sequence ATGGAAAAAAATATCTTTGCAGAAAAAAACGCTCTCATCATTGGCGGAACAAAAGGAACAGGTCTTGAAATTGCACGGCTTCTTTTGCAAAAAGGCGCAAAGGTTACCTGTACAGGAAGAAATACCCGTGAGCAGCTTTCTGGAATTGAATTTATTTTCTGCGACATCGACAACTGCGGAATAGAAAACTTCTGCGACGGTGTTATCGGGGAAAAACTTTCTGCGACAGATATTCTTGTCGTAACATTCGGACCGTTCTGCCAGAAGCCGCTTCATCTTACGGCAGCAAAAGAATGGACACAGATGGCACTGGACAATTATGCACTTCCCGGAATTCTTGTGTCAAAAGCAATTCCCGCAATGATGGAACGTCGCTGGGGAAGAATTATTTTTTTTGGCGGAACAAGAACAGAAAGCGTGCGCGGTTACAAAACAAATGCAGCATACGCCGGAGCAAAAACAGGAATTTCTGTAATTACAAAATCTATCGCAATGGAATACGCACAGTACGGAATTACATGCAATGCAGTTCTTCCAGGATTTACTTCGCACGCGCCTGAAGGAACACAAACCGTAAGTGAGCACGCACTTGCAGAAAACGCCGTCTCGCTCATGTCAAAGGAAGAGCTTAACGGCGTTCTACTTAATGTTGACCGCGGCTGGTCAGTTTAA
- a CDS encoding RNA methyltransferase, with the protein MNLDKIVIVLSRPEESRNIGAVCRGMANNGIHTLRIVGDRNSIDVERVHILAIHAGYIFDRAEFFDSITEATKDCVCAAATTRRKGKKRGGKLFLPEEFASMADTVTGTKASEGGKVAVVFGNERTGLEDDEVNECTMGVTIPSSDEFGSLNLSHAVQIISYELFRKNDTKRTGYTPVSLERLDKTVGTISDSLRKIGFFSRTGSEAMEQFWRTVLSRASLTEGEAQYIEKTFDKAAGLAQSQCPKDERRLEIQL; encoded by the coding sequence ATGAATCTTGACAAAATCGTAATCGTACTTTCACGGCCCGAAGAATCGCGGAACATCGGCGCTGTGTGCAGGGGAATGGCCAATAACGGAATTCACACGCTACGTATTGTAGGCGACAGGAATTCCATTGATGTAGAAAGAGTACATATTCTTGCAATTCACGCAGGATATATTTTTGACAGAGCTGAATTTTTTGATTCAATTACAGAAGCAACAAAAGACTGTGTTTGTGCAGCTGCTACCACACGGCGTAAAGGAAAAAAACGCGGCGGAAAATTATTTCTTCCCGAAGAATTTGCTTCTATGGCAGACACTGTTACCGGAACAAAAGCTTCTGAAGGCGGAAAAGTCGCTGTAGTTTTTGGCAATGAACGTACAGGCCTTGAAGATGATGAAGTCAACGAATGTACAATGGGAGTTACAATTCCGTCCAGTGACGAATTCGGTTCGCTTAATTTGAGCCATGCCGTTCAGATAATAAGCTACGAACTTTTTAGAAAAAATGACACAAAGCGCACTGGGTATACACCTGTTTCCCTGGAGAGACTGGACAAAACCGTGGGTACAATTTCGGACAGTCTTAGAAAAATCGGTTTTTTTTCGCGTACAGGAAGTGAAGCAATGGAACAGTTCTGGCGTACTGTACTTTCGCGCGCATCCCTTACCGAAGGTGAAGCGCAGTATATAGAAAAAACGTTTGACAAAGCAGCAGGACTTGCACAATCACAATGTCCCAAAGACGAACGTCGCTTAGAAATTCAATTATAA